The following proteins are encoded in a genomic region of Limibacillus sp.:
- the rplM gene encoding 50S ribosomal protein L13, protein MKTYSAKPAEVEKKWVLVDAEDIVLGRLATQVAVILRGKHKPSFTPHVDCGDNVVVVNAEKVKLTGNKLTDKKFYWHTGHPGGIKERSMEQILDGAHPERVVMKAVERMLPKGPLGRQQMKNLRVYAGTEHPHEAQQPEVLDLAARNVKNKRSA, encoded by the coding sequence ATGAAAACCTACTCCGCCAAGCCGGCCGAGGTAGAGAAGAAGTGGGTGCTCGTCGACGCCGAGGATATCGTTCTCGGGCGTCTGGCCACGCAGGTCGCCGTGATCCTGCGCGGTAAGCACAAGCCCAGCTTCACTCCGCATGTGGATTGCGGCGACAACGTCGTCGTGGTCAACGCCGAAAAGGTCAAGCTGACCGGCAACAAGCTGACCGACAAGAAGTTCTACTGGCACACCGGCCATCCGGGCGGCATCAAGGAGCGCTCCATGGAGCAGATCCTCGATGGCGCGCATCCCGAGCGCGTGGTGATGAAGGCCGTCGAGCGCATGCTGCCCAAGGGCCCGCTCGGCCGTCAGCAGATGAAGAACCTGCGGGTCTACGCCGGCACCGAGCATCCCCATGAAGCGCAGCAGCCCGAGGTCCTGGACCTCGCCGCCCGCAACGTGAAGAACAAGAGGAGCGCCTGA
- a CDS encoding integration host factor subunit alpha encodes MTGETVTRAQLGEAVYHEVGLSRNESADLVESVLDEISDALVRGETVKISSFGSFSVREKGQRIGRNPKTGEEVPILPRRVLVFRPSHVLKERINES; translated from the coding sequence ATGACGGGCGAAACGGTTACCCGTGCGCAGCTGGGCGAGGCTGTCTATCACGAGGTCGGGCTATCACGGAACGAGTCCGCCGATCTGGTGGAAAGCGTGCTGGACGAAATCTCCGATGCGCTGGTGCGCGGGGAGACGGTGAAGATTTCTTCGTTCGGCAGTTTTTCCGTGCGCGAGAAGGGCCAACGGATCGGCCGTAACCCCAAGACCGGGGAAGAGGTGCCGATCCTGCCTCGCCGGGTTTTGGTCTTCCGCCCCTCCCATGTCCTCAAGGAACGAATCAACGAGTCCTGA
- a CDS encoding Lrp/AsnC ligand binding domain-containing protein → MRAIFVMVKCDLGRAYDVAADAVDTLEEVSEVYSTSGQYDLLIKCYLPEDSDIGHFVTDKLQTLDGVRDTFTLITFKAFA, encoded by the coding sequence ATGCGCGCCATCTTCGTCATGGTGAAATGCGACCTGGGCCGCGCCTATGACGTGGCCGCCGATGCGGTGGACACGCTGGAGGAGGTGTCGGAGGTCTATTCGACGTCAGGCCAGTACGATCTGCTGATCAAGTGCTACTTGCCGGAAGACTCCGATATCGGCCACTTCGTGACCGACAAGCTCCAGACCCTGGACGGCGTGCGCGACACCTTCACGCTCATCACCTTCAAAGCCTTCGCCTAG
- a CDS encoding iron-containing alcohol dehydrogenase — MATINYLTRISFDFGALASLKDELAALGVERPLIVTDPGLKASGLLDQLLEVLGPDLRQRAAVYDKTLPNPTEAQALEAAALLREAACDGVVALGGGSSMDLGKAVRLLGDHEPPLSQYALVEGGLQRLAKPFSRPLIAIPTTAGTGSEVGRGAVLIMADGRKLGILSPHMLPSLALCDPELTVGLPAGLTAATGLDALAHCIETFLSNAVNPPADAIALDGMARVWSHIERAVADGGDREARWNMMMGSMEGAMAFQKGLGAVHALSHPLGADETLRLHHGTLNAVVMPAVIRFNAPAVGDKLEQVAAVMGLTDDSAEACAEALLAMNRRLGIPEGLGAMGVAEATLPAIAQAALKDHCHATNPRKASAADYEAMLRESY; from the coding sequence GTGGCGACCATCAACTACCTAACGCGTATTTCCTTTGATTTCGGCGCGCTTGCGTCCCTGAAAGACGAGCTGGCGGCCCTGGGGGTCGAGCGCCCGTTGATCGTGACCGATCCGGGGCTGAAGGCCTCCGGGCTTCTGGACCAGCTGCTCGAGGTGCTGGGGCCGGACCTGCGCCAGCGGGCCGCCGTCTATGACAAAACCCTGCCCAACCCGACTGAGGCCCAGGCGCTGGAAGCAGCGGCCCTGCTGCGCGAGGCGGCGTGCGACGGCGTGGTCGCGCTCGGCGGCGGCTCCTCCATGGATCTGGGCAAGGCCGTGCGCCTGCTGGGCGACCACGAGCCGCCCTTGTCTCAGTACGCGCTGGTTGAAGGCGGGCTTCAGCGGCTCGCCAAGCCCTTCAGCCGCCCCTTGATCGCCATCCCCACCACCGCGGGGACCGGCAGCGAGGTGGGACGCGGCGCGGTGCTCATCATGGCCGACGGGCGCAAGCTCGGCATCCTCAGCCCGCACATGCTGCCCAGCCTGGCGCTCTGCGACCCCGAACTGACCGTCGGGCTGCCCGCGGGCCTGACGGCTGCCACGGGGCTGGACGCGCTCGCCCACTGCATCGAGACCTTCCTCTCCAATGCCGTCAATCCGCCCGCCGATGCCATCGCCCTGGACGGCATGGCCCGGGTCTGGAGCCACATCGAGCGGGCGGTGGCCGACGGCGGCGACCGCGAGGCGCGCTGGAACATGATGATGGGCTCCATGGAGGGGGCCATGGCCTTCCAGAAGGGCCTGGGGGCGGTCCATGCCCTCTCCCACCCCCTGGGCGCGGACGAGACCCTGCGGCTCCACCACGGCACGCTGAACGCCGTGGTGATGCCTGCGGTCATCCGCTTCAACGCGCCGGCCGTGGGCGACAAGCTGGAGCAGGTCGCAGCGGTCATGGGGCTCACCGACGACAGCGCAGAGGCCTGCGCCGAAGCGCTCCTCGCCATGAACCGCCGCCTCGGCATCCCGGAGGGACTTGGCGCCATGGGCGTCGCCGAGGCGACCCTGCCCGCCATCGCCCAGGCCGCCCTCAAGGACCACTGCCACGCCACCAACCCCCGCAAAGCCAGCGCCGCCGACTACGAGGCCATGCTGCGGGAGAGCTACTAA
- a CDS encoding enoyl-CoA hydratase, whose amino-acid sequence MTDQLLNREDREGVAWLTLNRPQAYNALSLGLMETVSDELDKIAGDRSVRAVVIAGAGKGFCAGHDLKELRGTPTKAFYQETFKACSRMMLTVVRQPQPVIARVHGIATAAGCQLLASCDLAAASKTARFGTPGVNIGLFCSTPMVALSRNVGRKQAMQMLLTGEMIDAETALSFGLINQAVPEEDLDGAVEAWADKVKSKSSHVLKIGKEAFYRQAEMDLEDAYAYTAQVMVENMLAKDAEEGIDAFIEKRKPQWQDA is encoded by the coding sequence ATGACCGATCAGCTGCTGAACCGCGAGGATCGCGAGGGCGTCGCCTGGCTGACCTTGAACCGCCCGCAGGCCTACAACGCGCTGTCCCTCGGGCTTATGGAGACCGTCAGTGACGAGCTCGATAAGATCGCCGGCGACCGCTCGGTCCGCGCCGTCGTGATCGCGGGCGCCGGCAAGGGCTTTTGCGCGGGCCACGACCTGAAGGAGCTGCGCGGAACCCCGACCAAGGCCTTCTATCAGGAGACCTTCAAGGCCTGCAGCCGCATGATGCTGACTGTCGTGCGCCAGCCCCAGCCGGTAATCGCCCGGGTGCATGGCATCGCCACGGCCGCCGGATGCCAACTGCTGGCGAGCTGCGATCTGGCGGCGGCCAGCAAGACGGCGCGCTTCGGCACGCCGGGCGTCAACATCGGCCTGTTCTGCTCCACGCCCATGGTCGCCCTTTCCCGCAACGTCGGGCGCAAGCAGGCCATGCAGATGCTGCTGACGGGCGAGATGATCGACGCCGAGACCGCGCTTTCCTTCGGCCTGATCAACCAAGCGGTGCCGGAAGAAGACCTGGACGGCGCGGTCGAGGCCTGGGCGGATAAGGTGAAATCCAAGTCCTCCCATGTCCTGAAGATCGGCAAGGAGGCCTTTTACCGGCAAGCGGAGATGGACCTGGAGGACGCCTACGCCTATACCGCTCAGGTCATGGTCGAGAACATGCTCGCCAAGGACGCCGAGGAAGGCATCGACGCCTTCATCGAGAAACGCAAACCCCAGTGGCAGGACGCCTGA
- a CDS encoding DUF177 domain-containing protein, producing MSDHSASEFSRLFDPAGLGAATKEIRLKARPDERAALARRLGLVELESLTAELLLEREGPEVIRLSGELEAALVQTCVVTNEPFGAQVRVSLSRRYLQGRAARQAEVEDIDPEGDDPPEPLGDADLDLGEVVSEELALALDPYPRKPGLAPLNYSLGDEPGQPEEQEKDNPFAVLADLKGKKPS from the coding sequence ATGTCCGACCACAGCGCATCCGAGTTCAGCCGCCTTTTCGACCCGGCGGGACTGGGCGCGGCGACCAAAGAAATCCGCCTGAAGGCGCGCCCGGATGAAAGGGCCGCGCTGGCCCGCCGCCTGGGCCTGGTGGAACTGGAGAGTTTGACGGCGGAACTGCTGCTGGAGCGCGAGGGCCCCGAGGTCATCCGTCTCAGCGGCGAACTGGAAGCGGCGCTGGTCCAGACCTGCGTCGTGACCAACGAGCCTTTCGGGGCGCAGGTTCGTGTATCCTTGTCGCGGCGCTACCTGCAGGGCAGGGCGGCGCGGCAGGCGGAGGTCGAGGACATCGACCCCGAGGGCGACGATCCGCCGGAGCCGCTGGGCGACGCGGACCTTGACCTCGGTGAGGTGGTGAGCGAGGAGCTGGCGCTGGCGCTCGATCCCTATCCCCGCAAGCCGGGGCTGGCGCCGCTGAATTACTCCCTGGGTGACGAGCCTGGTCAGCCGGAGGAGCAAGAGAAAGACAACCCCTTTGCCGTCTTGGCGGATTTGAAGGGGAAGAAGCCCTCCTGA
- a CDS encoding ubiquinol-cytochrome C chaperone family protein — MGLKDFFNRSNPQEEAASALYGQAVAQARQAVFYERLEVPDSLDGRFEMICLHVFLLLRRLKQETGGEARATSQALYDAMFADMDRSLREMGVGDLGVAKRVKKMAQALSGRIAAYEAAMEQEGEKPLADALRRNLYGTLPDVGAEPLSAMARYLRGQASHLDAQAGAGLLAGEAAFAEPSRTLG, encoded by the coding sequence ATGGGTTTGAAAGACTTCTTCAACCGCAGCAATCCTCAAGAGGAAGCCGCCAGCGCTCTCTACGGGCAAGCGGTGGCCCAGGCGCGCCAAGCGGTCTTCTATGAACGGCTGGAAGTGCCAGACAGCCTGGACGGCCGCTTTGAGATGATCTGCCTGCATGTCTTCTTGCTGCTGCGCCGCCTGAAGCAGGAGACCGGCGGCGAGGCGCGCGCGACCTCCCAGGCGCTCTACGACGCCATGTTCGCCGACATGGACCGCTCCCTCCGCGAAATGGGCGTCGGCGATCTCGGCGTGGCCAAGCGGGTCAAGAAAATGGCCCAGGCGCTTTCCGGCCGGATCGCGGCCTACGAGGCGGCCATGGAGCAGGAAGGCGAAAAGCCGCTCGCCGACGCGCTGAGGCGAAACCTCTATGGCACGCTGCCGGACGTGGGCGCGGAGCCGCTCTCCGCCATGGCGCGCTATCTGCGCGGTCAGGCGTCGCATTTGGACGCCCAGGCGGGCGCCGGACTGCTCGCCGGGGAGGCGGCCTTCGCAGAGCCTTCCAGGACACTCGGTTAG
- a CDS encoding ketoacyl-ACP synthase III → MTVLRSRITGCGHYLPQRIVTNADLEKMIDTSDEWIRKRTGIGARHIAAEGEMTSDLAREAAIQTLANAGRKAEEVDLIVMATSTPDETFPATATRVQAQLGMTRGAAFDVQAVCSGFVYALAVADNFVKTGGASKVLVIGAETYSRILDWQDRGTCVLFGDGAGAVLLEAEQGRGDKADRGILSTHIFSDGRHHDALYVDGGPSSTQSTGHLRMQGQEVFRHAVNNMAQAIDVALDANDLTPGEVDWLVPHQANSRIIEAMARKLNLPMDQVVMTVDKHANTSSASIPLALYEGISDGRIREGQLALMEAMGGGFTWGSAVARL, encoded by the coding sequence ATGACTGTGCTGAGGTCCCGGATCACCGGCTGCGGTCACTATCTGCCGCAGCGCATCGTGACCAACGCCGATCTCGAGAAGATGATCGACACCTCGGACGAATGGATCCGCAAGCGCACCGGCATCGGCGCACGCCACATCGCAGCGGAAGGCGAGATGACCTCCGACCTGGCCCGCGAGGCCGCGATTCAGACGCTGGCGAACGCCGGACGCAAGGCGGAGGAGGTCGACCTGATCGTGATGGCCACCTCCACGCCCGATGAGACCTTTCCCGCCACGGCGACCCGCGTGCAGGCGCAGCTCGGCATGACGCGGGGCGCCGCCTTCGACGTGCAGGCGGTCTGCTCGGGCTTTGTCTATGCCCTGGCCGTCGCCGACAACTTCGTGAAGACGGGAGGCGCCTCCAAGGTCCTGGTGATCGGGGCGGAGACCTACTCGCGCATCCTGGACTGGCAGGACCGCGGCACCTGCGTGCTGTTCGGCGACGGCGCGGGCGCCGTGCTGCTCGAAGCCGAGCAGGGCAGGGGCGACAAGGCCGACCGCGGCATCCTCTCCACCCATATCTTCTCCGACGGCCGTCACCACGACGCGCTCTACGTGGACGGCGGCCCCTCCTCGACCCAGAGCACCGGGCACCTGCGGATGCAGGGGCAGGAGGTCTTCCGCCACGCCGTCAACAACATGGCCCAGGCGATCGACGTGGCCCTGGACGCCAACGACCTGACGCCCGGCGAAGTGGACTGGCTGGTGCCCCATCAGGCCAACTCGCGCATCATCGAAGCGATGGCCCGAAAGCTGAACCTGCCCATGGATCAGGTGGTGATGACCGTGGACAAGCACGCCAACACCTCCTCGGCCTCGATACCGCTCGCGCTCTACGAAGGGATCAGCGACGGACGCATCCGTGAGGGTCAGCTGGCGCTGATGGAAGCCATGGGCGGCGGCTTCACCTGGGGTTCCGCAGTAGCAAGGCTTTAA
- the rpmF gene encoding 50S ribosomal protein L32: protein MAVPKKKISKSRRNMRRSHHALGKSNPNECSNCGEMKRPHHVCPACGHYDSREVVEAESV, encoded by the coding sequence ATGGCTGTTCCTAAGAAGAAGATTTCTAAATCTAGGCGCAACATGCGCCGCTCTCACCACGCGCTGGGCAAGTCCAACCCCAACGAGTGCTCGAACTGCGGCGAGATGAAGCGCCCGCATCACGTTTGCCCGGCCTGCGGCCACTACGACAGCCGTGAGGTCGTCGAGGCCGAGTCCGTCTGA
- a CDS encoding CoA-binding protein, producing MSQTPLTYRNGDILNILRETKTIAMVGASSRWSRPSYFAMKYLQGKGYRVIPINPREAGEEILGETVYASLAEAPGPFEMVDIFRNSEAAGPVTDEAIALAKEKGIKVIWMQLTVRNDEAAARAEAAGLKVVMDRCPKIEWGRLNTELSWGGFNSRVITAKRRKV from the coding sequence ATGAGCCAGACGCCCCTCACCTATCGCAACGGCGATATCCTGAACATTCTGCGGGAGACCAAGACCATCGCGATGGTCGGTGCCTCCTCCCGCTGGTCCAGGCCCTCCTACTTCGCCATGAAGTACCTTCAAGGGAAGGGCTACCGGGTGATCCCGATCAACCCGCGTGAAGCGGGCGAGGAGATCCTCGGCGAGACGGTCTACGCCAGCCTCGCCGAGGCGCCCGGCCCTTTCGAGATGGTGGACATCTTCCGCAATTCGGAAGCCGCCGGTCCGGTCACCGACGAAGCCATCGCCCTGGCCAAAGAGAAGGGCATCAAGGTGATCTGGATGCAGCTCACCGTGCGCAATGACGAGGCGGCGGCGCGGGCCGAGGCCGCCGGCCTGAAGGTGGTGATGGACCGCTGCCCCAAGATCGAATGGGGCAGGCTCAATACGGAGCTTTCCTGGGGCGGTTTCAATTCCCGGGTGATCACGGCCAAACGGCGGAAGGTGTAA
- a CDS encoding PaaI family thioesterase — MVKITKEEVAEIIGTELPWAVQLNLETEEIGEGWCRVRLPHQDLHLRPGGTISGPSMMTVADFALYVAVMSAIGRVELAVTTNLSINFLRRPKPGDILAEARLMKLGQRLAVGEVHLRSEGADEQHLVAHATGTYSIPPSEQR; from the coding sequence TTGGTCAAGATCACCAAGGAAGAGGTCGCGGAGATCATCGGGACGGAGCTGCCCTGGGCGGTCCAACTGAATCTGGAGACCGAGGAGATCGGGGAGGGCTGGTGCCGCGTGCGCCTGCCGCACCAGGATCTGCATCTTAGGCCCGGGGGCACCATTTCCGGCCCCTCCATGATGACGGTCGCCGATTTTGCGCTCTACGTGGCCGTGATGTCTGCGATCGGACGGGTCGAGCTGGCGGTGACCACCAACCTTTCGATCAACTTCCTGCGGCGCCCCAAGCCCGGCGACATCCTGGCCGAGGCGCGGCTGATGAAGCTGGGCCAGCGCTTGGCGGTGGGGGAGGTGCACCTGCGCTCCGAAGGCGCGGACGAGCAGCACCTGGTCGCCCATGCCACCGGGACCTATTCCATTCCGCCGAGCGAACAGCGATAA
- the bamE gene encoding outer membrane protein assembly factor BamE: MKANLKSGRRLMGAALLGVSLLALGACSSEVRVRGNLPDLEDISAINPGIDTRRDVAAKLGTPSALSSFESGTWYYIGSREEQGASFTLPEEIERSVLIVTFDDTGIVQATELRTLEDGQEIEIVERETPTEGQELTVFDQIFGNIGESLGRRQVETGL, translated from the coding sequence ATGAAAGCCAACCTCAAGTCCGGTCGGCGTCTGATGGGCGCAGCCCTCCTCGGCGTTAGCCTGCTGGCGCTCGGCGCCTGCTCTTCCGAGGTGCGCGTGCGCGGCAACCTGCCCGACCTGGAAGACATCTCGGCGATCAATCCCGGCATCGACACGCGTCGCGACGTGGCGGCCAAGCTGGGCACGCCGTCGGCTCTCTCGAGCTTCGAATCCGGCACTTGGTACTACATCGGCTCGCGCGAGGAGCAAGGCGCCTCCTTCACCCTGCCCGAGGAGATCGAACGCTCCGTCCTGATCGTCACCTTCGACGATACCGGGATCGTCCAGGCGACCGAGCTGCGCACGCTGGAAGATGGCCAGGAGATCGAGATCGTCGAGCGCGAGACGCCGACCGAGGGCCAGGAGCTGACCGTCTTCGACCAGATCTTCGGCAACATCGGCGAGTCGCTCGGGCGCCGTCAGGTCGAAACGGGCCTTTAG
- the rpsI gene encoding 30S ribosomal protein S9, producing the protein MAEEQTLNDLSDLGDATGAVSGEGELREQIIDAQGRAYATGRRKNAIARVWIKPGSGKVTVNGKDQTVFFARPVLRMMISQPFQVAGRSDQYDVVCTVTGGGLSGQAGAVRHGISQALMRYEPELRAVLKKEGFLTRDSRAVERKKYGRAKARRSFQFSKR; encoded by the coding sequence ATGGCCGAGGAACAGACCCTCAATGACCTCTCCGATCTGGGCGACGCCACCGGCGCCGTTTCCGGCGAGGGCGAACTGCGCGAGCAGATCATCGACGCCCAGGGCCGCGCCTATGCGACCGGCCGCCGCAAGAACGCCATCGCCCGCGTCTGGATCAAGCCGGGCAGCGGCAAGGTCACCGTCAACGGCAAGGACCAGACGGTCTTCTTCGCCCGCCCGGTGCTGCGCATGATGATCAGCCAGCCTTTCCAGGTGGCGGGCCGCAGCGACCAGTACGACGTGGTCTGCACGGTCACGGGCGGCGGACTTTCCGGTCAGGCCGGCGCCGTTCGCCACGGAATTTCCCAGGCGCTGATGCGCTATGAGCCGGAGCTGCGCGCCGTGCTCAAGAAGGAAGGCTTCCTGACCCGCGACAGCCGCGCGGTGGAGCGCAAGAAGTACGGCCGCGCCAAGGCCCGCCGTTCCTTCCAGTTCTCCAAGCGTTAA
- the plsX gene encoding phosphate acyltransferase PlsX, whose product MSAAIVIALDAMGGDAAPEMVLRGAQLARKRFPEVRFLVFGRESEVQPLIERFEGLSEICELVHTDDVVASEEKPSVALRSGRNSSMRLAINSVKEGRAQAVVSAGNTGALMGMAKFVLKTLPGIDRPAIASFFPTIKGESVMLDLGANVQCDSDNLVDFAIMGSVFSRLVLGRIDPTIGILNVGSEDKKGFEQLWDAAAILRGSTGLPGKFHGFVEGDDIAKGTVDVIVTDGFTGNIALKTAEGTAKLVSEYLRQSFRSSFFASLGYLLARAAMRKLRHRLDPRRYNGAIFLGLNGITVKSHGGTDALGFANAVGLAVDLARENFISRLQEDFGKLSRGSGESGDAAAEAV is encoded by the coding sequence GTGAGTGCAGCAATCGTCATCGCTTTGGATGCGATGGGCGGCGATGCCGCCCCGGAGATGGTGCTGCGCGGCGCTCAGTTGGCGCGTAAGCGTTTTCCGGAGGTCCGCTTCCTCGTCTTCGGGCGCGAGTCCGAGGTCCAGCCTCTGATCGAGCGCTTCGAAGGGCTCTCGGAAATCTGCGAGCTGGTGCACACCGACGACGTGGTGGCCTCGGAGGAAAAGCCCTCCGTCGCGCTGCGCTCTGGCCGCAACTCCTCAATGCGTCTGGCGATCAACTCGGTCAAGGAAGGCCGCGCTCAGGCCGTGGTCTCCGCCGGTAACACCGGCGCCTTGATGGGCATGGCAAAGTTCGTGCTGAAGACCCTGCCGGGTATCGACCGTCCCGCCATTGCCTCCTTCTTTCCGACCATCAAGGGCGAGTCCGTCATGCTCGACCTGGGCGCGAACGTCCAGTGCGACAGCGACAACCTCGTGGATTTCGCGATCATGGGGTCGGTCTTCTCGCGCTTGGTGCTGGGGCGTATCGACCCGACCATCGGCATCCTGAATGTCGGTTCGGAGGACAAGAAGGGGTTCGAGCAGCTCTGGGACGCCGCGGCGATCCTGCGCGGCTCAACCGGCCTGCCGGGAAAGTTCCACGGCTTCGTGGAGGGCGACGACATCGCCAAGGGCACGGTGGACGTGATCGTCACCGACGGTTTTACCGGGAACATCGCGCTCAAGACGGCCGAGGGGACCGCAAAGCTGGTCAGCGAATACCTCCGCCAATCCTTCCGCTCTTCCTTCTTCGCCTCGCTTGGCTACCTGCTGGCGCGCGCGGCCATGCGCAAGCTGCGCCACCGGCTGGACCCGCGGCGCTACAACGGCGCGATCTTCCTCGGCCTCAACGGCATCACGGTGAAGAGCCACGGCGGCACGGACGCGCTGGGCTTCGCCAACGCCGTGGGGCTGGCGGTCGATCTGGCGCGGGAGAACTTCATCTCCCGCCTTCAGGAGGACTTCGGCAAGCTGTCCCGTGGTTCCGGCGAAAGCGGCGACGCAGCAGCGGAGGCCGTCTGA
- a CDS encoding MFS transporter — translation MSLSQPSSARLSLLFSCLGHSYMHLFAAFYFVIVVTLEEAWVLPYADLLELWTLGALLIGLAALPAGWLADRWSAPGMMTVMFLGMGAASIFCGFSDGTTALWVGLTAIGLFAAIYHPVGIAWVVRSAKERGKALGINGIFGSFGIASSALVAGALIDGFGWRAAFIVPGIVSLLTGFALLYCLASGRVRDEAVDQAPEQPSSRSDRIRAFLLLMLSMFCIGLVFQATQSSLPKLFDLRLGQYLGEGALGVGALVAALYTVGGAMQYFGGRIADRVNVKRLYLTGLLLQVPCYMLVAYSLGLPLVLGALGAIFLNASVLPAENMLLARFTPQKHRSLAYGAKFVLAFSAGPLAVKLVAAVQGNTGEFTWVFLFATMAMAVAFLASSFIPDRRDRQAAPAAQPAE, via the coding sequence ATGTCGCTTTCACAGCCCAGTTCCGCGCGCTTGTCGCTGCTGTTCTCCTGCCTGGGGCACAGCTACATGCACCTGTTCGCCGCCTTCTATTTCGTCATCGTGGTGACGCTGGAGGAGGCCTGGGTATTGCCCTATGCCGATCTTCTGGAACTCTGGACGCTGGGCGCGCTTCTGATCGGCCTCGCCGCGCTGCCCGCGGGCTGGCTGGCCGACCGCTGGTCGGCGCCGGGCATGATGACCGTGATGTTCCTCGGCATGGGCGCCGCCTCCATCTTCTGCGGCTTCTCGGACGGCACCACGGCGCTCTGGGTCGGGCTGACCGCCATCGGCCTGTTCGCCGCGATCTACCATCCGGTGGGCATCGCCTGGGTGGTGCGCTCGGCCAAGGAGCGGGGCAAGGCGCTGGGCATCAATGGCATCTTCGGCAGTTTCGGGATCGCCTCCTCGGCGCTGGTGGCCGGCGCGCTGATCGACGGCTTCGGCTGGCGTGCGGCCTTCATCGTGCCGGGCATTGTGTCGCTTCTGACCGGCTTTGCGCTCCTCTACTGCCTGGCGAGCGGCCGGGTCCGGGACGAGGCGGTGGATCAGGCGCCCGAGCAGCCTTCCAGCCGCTCCGACCGCATTCGCGCCTTCCTGCTCCTGATGCTCTCCATGTTCTGCATCGGTCTGGTGTTCCAGGCGACGCAGTCTTCGCTGCCCAAGCTCTTCGATCTGCGCTTGGGCCAGTACCTGGGTGAGGGAGCTCTGGGCGTCGGCGCGCTGGTGGCCGCGCTCTACACGGTGGGCGGCGCCATGCAGTACTTCGGTGGCCGCATCGCCGACCGGGTCAACGTCAAGCGGCTCTACCTGACCGGCCTTCTGCTCCAGGTTCCCTGCTACATGCTGGTCGCCTATTCGCTGGGTCTGCCGCTGGTGCTGGGGGCGCTGGGCGCGATCTTCCTGAACGCCTCGGTCCTGCCCGCGGAGAACATGCTGCTCGCGCGCTTCACGCCGCAGAAGCATCGCTCTCTCGCCTACGGCGCCAAGTTCGTCCTCGCCTTTTCCGCCGGCCCGCTGGCCGTGAAGCTGGTCGCCGCGGTGCAGGGAAACACGGGTGAGTTCACCTGGGTCTTCCTCTTCGCCACCATGGCGATGGCTGTCGCCTTCCTGGCCTCCAGCTTCATCCCGGACCGTCGGGACCGCCAAGCAGCACCGGCCGCCCAGCCGGCGGAGTAG
- a CDS encoding MerR family transcriptional regulator — MATAKSNGKSAAAFRTISEVADELDVPQHVLRFWESKFSQVKPLKRGGGRRYYRPEDVELLRKIRDLLYQDGYTIKGVQKLLREGQVKKQDLAPDTAASTAKKAASSGAKAESKRSAEAGLAPEKKRELKSMMDELEALRSELNSLSRD, encoded by the coding sequence ATGGCCACAGCGAAAAGCAACGGCAAGTCGGCGGCGGCCTTCCGCACCATCAGCGAGGTGGCGGACGAGCTCGATGTGCCGCAGCACGTGCTGCGCTTCTGGGAATCGAAATTCTCTCAGGTGAAGCCTCTGAAGCGGGGCGGCGGACGCCGCTACTACCGCCCGGAGGACGTGGAGCTTCTGCGCAAGATCCGCGACCTGCTCTATCAGGACGGCTACACCATCAAGGGCGTTCAGAAGCTGCTGCGCGAGGGACAGGTCAAGAAGCAGGACCTGGCGCCCGATACCGCCGCCTCCACGGCCAAGAAGGCCGCCTCCAGCGGCGCGAAGGCCGAGAGCAAGCGCAGCGCGGAGGCCGGTCTGGCCCCGGAGAAGAAGCGCGAACTGAAGTCCATGATGGACGAGCTGGAAGCGCTCAGGAGCGAGCTGAACAGCCTTTCGCGCGACTGA